One Phoenix dactylifera cultivar Barhee BC4 chromosome 8, palm_55x_up_171113_PBpolish2nd_filt_p, whole genome shotgun sequence genomic window carries:
- the LOC103720204 gene encoding indole-3-pyruvate monooxygenase YUCCA8-like, with amino-acid sequence MCERIPAPPPTAIVDAPSTTPSTPIRRVVMAHGPIIVGAGPSGLAVAASLRRLSVPSVILERSDGIADLWRHRTYDRLSLHLPKAFCQLPHLPFPSHFPTYPSKADFLRYLHSYARHFSLHPIFGCTVVATRFDAAESLWRVTTVSDLSLQSNSPSQLSDSLSESSHSTSEPGELEVVEYVSPWLVVATGENAEPVVPELKGIEEFKGSVLHSSEYKSGKEYKGKRVLVVGCGNSGMEMCLDLCESGAMPFLSVRSGVHVLPREMFGTSTFGLAMKLLKCLPVRLVDRFLLMVARMVIGNTEKYGLKRPEVGPLELKNTTGKTPVLDVGALSLIKKGRIQIVPEVESLTSNGAKFVDEREEEFDSVVFATGYRSNVPTWLNDTDFFSDDGKPKTPFPHGWKGEDGLYCVGFTGRGLLGASADAIRTALDIAESWKNYPESRNFILQNTPPRTSK; translated from the exons ATGTGTGAGAGAATCCCAGCACCACCTCCCACTGCCATTGTTGATGCTCCAAGTACTACCCCAAGTACCCCCATCCGAAGGGTTGTCATGGCTCACGGTCCCATTATAGTTGGTGCAGGCCCCTCAGGCCTCGCGGTGGCCGCCTCCCTCCGCCGCTTGTCGGTGCCCTCCGTCATCCTCGAGAGGTCGGACGGCATTGCCGACCTCTGGCGCCACCGCACCTACGACCGCCTCTCCCTCCACCTCCCCAAAGCCTTTTGCCAGCTCCCCCACCTCCCATTCCCTTCCCACTTCCCCACTTacccctccaaggccgacttcCTCCGCTACCTCCACTCCTACGCCCGCCACTTCTCCCTTCACCCCATCTTTGGTTGCACCGTCGTCGCCACCCGCTTCGACGCCGCCGAGTCCCTCTGGCGAGTCACCACCGTCTCCGACCTCTCTCTCCAATCAAACTCACCATCACAGCTGAGTGACTCGCTCTCCGAGTCAAGCCACTCTACGTCGGAGCCGGGAGAGTTGGAGGTGGTGGAGTACGTTTCCCCATGGCTGGTGGTGGCCACCGGAGAGAATGCGGAGCCTGTGGTGCCCGAGTTGAAAGGAATAGAGGAGTTCAAGGGGAGTGTGCTGCACTCTAGCGAGTATAAGAGTGGGAAGGAGTACAAGGGAAAGAGAGTGTTGGTTGTGGGATGTGGGAATTCTGGGATGGagatgtgcttggatttgtgcgAGTCAGGTGCAATGCCCTTCCTGTCCGTGAGGAGTGGG GTTCATGTGCTGCCAAGGGAGATGTTTGGGACCTCTACATTTGGGCTAGCAATGAAGCTGCTGAAATGCTTGCCAGTGAGGTTGGTTGATAGGTTTTTGTTAATGGTGGCCAGGATGGTGATTGGTAACACTGAGAAGTATGGGCTAAAAAGGCCAGAGGTGGGACCTTTAGAGCTCAAGAATACAACTGGCAAGACCCCTGTCTTGGATGTGGGAGCCCTGTCCCTGATCAAAAAAGGAAGGATCCAG ATAGTACCAGAAGTGGAGTCCCTAACAAGCAATGGAGCAAAGTTTGTAgatgaaagagaggaggagtttGACTCTGTGGTCTTTGCAACTGGCTATAGGAGCAATGTCCCCACCTGGCTCAAT GACACTGATTTTTTCTCAGATGATGGCAAGCCCAAGACTCCATTCCCCCATGGGTGGAAAGGGGAGGATGGACTCTACTGTGTAGGATTCACAGGGAGAGGACTCCTTGGCGCCAGTGCTGATGCCATCAGGACTGCTCTTGATATAGCTGAAAGCTGGAAAAATTATCCAGAAAGCAGGAATTTTATTCTCCAAAACACACCCCCAAGGACAAGCAAGTAG